The Nitrososphaerota archaeon genome has a segment encoding these proteins:
- the gatE gene encoding Glu-tRNA(Gln) amidotransferase subunit GatE encodes MVSIDPARINLKVGLEIHQQIASRAKLFCSCANFESKELPAEFVRKLRPTQSELGQIDAAALFEFQKSRTIRYRANDESACLVETDEEPPHNVSSDALEVALTISTLLKSRILDEIHVMRKIVIDGSNTTGFQRTMIVSVGGELSAGALKVGVQTISLEEDAARLLGESDGTREYALDRLCVPLVEVALAPISGSPKDMQDVALALGRLMRSTKKVARGLGTIRQDVNVSVMGGKVVEVKGVQKLDLIGKIVEFEAQRQMALVKISEELHKREIKEEDIGQQKDLTETISKFSQKNQVFRKVIDTKGYIYGVRLNGFGGLLGYEPQEGIRLGKELADLVRFYGLGGLFHSDELPAYEITEAEVNAVKESLQIQSNDAFVLLAGPIYQVSLSAGAVIQRAKDALKGVPSETRGPTPDGNTRFIRPRPGSARMYPETDIPPIVITKEILAEIQESLPTSWESQIEYYTKKYQLSEKLAMQVYDSDFAELFEDIAVTTTIPPSFIAATLTETIVGIARAGFDTTKISNVHIKEIFLRVEKGEFAKESVQPILESLAKGEAPSVSDAVSKLSIKGISNDELIKIISTILAENSALIKLKGEDAFSALMGTVMAQVRGRADGHLVSKTLRNKLKEALR; translated from the coding sequence ATAGTGTCTATTGACCCTGCAAGGATAAACCTGAAAGTAGGCTTAGAAATCCATCAGCAGATAGCGAGTAGAGCTAAACTTTTTTGCAGTTGCGCAAACTTTGAATCAAAGGAACTTCCTGCAGAGTTTGTAAGAAAGTTAAGGCCTACGCAGAGCGAACTAGGACAAATTGATGCCGCTGCGCTCTTCGAATTTCAAAAGTCAAGAACCATCAGGTATAGAGCGAATGATGAGTCTGCCTGCTTGGTAGAAACTGACGAAGAGCCTCCACACAACGTAAGCAGCGACGCTCTGGAAGTCGCACTTACAATTTCAACCCTCCTCAAATCCAGGATTCTTGATGAGATACATGTGATGAGAAAGATTGTGATTGACGGCTCTAATACAACGGGTTTTCAGCGCACAATGATAGTCTCTGTTGGAGGAGAACTTTCTGCAGGGGCATTAAAGGTCGGGGTTCAAACCATAAGCTTGGAGGAAGATGCAGCAAGGCTTCTTGGAGAGTCTGATGGCACTAGAGAGTACGCTCTGGACAGATTATGTGTGCCACTAGTTGAGGTTGCGCTTGCACCTATTTCTGGGTCTCCAAAAGACATGCAGGATGTTGCTCTAGCACTTGGGAGATTGATGCGTTCAACAAAGAAGGTTGCGAGGGGGTTGGGGACAATTAGGCAGGATGTCAATGTATCAGTCATGGGAGGAAAAGTTGTTGAAGTGAAGGGAGTCCAGAAGCTCGACTTGATAGGAAAGATTGTTGAATTTGAAGCGCAGAGGCAGATGGCACTTGTGAAGATAAGCGAAGAACTACACAAGAGAGAGATAAAGGAAGAGGACATTGGTCAACAGAAAGATTTGACAGAGACCATTTCCAAGTTTTCACAAAAAAACCAGGTCTTCAGGAAAGTTATCGACACGAAGGGGTACATTTATGGCGTGAGGCTAAATGGATTTGGTGGCTTACTAGGTTATGAACCTCAGGAAGGTATAAGGCTAGGAAAGGAACTTGCAGATCTTGTCAGGTTCTATGGACTGGGAGGATTGTTCCATTCCGACGAACTACCCGCATACGAAATTACTGAAGCTGAAGTCAACGCTGTGAAGGAGTCTTTGCAGATTCAAAGTAATGACGCGTTTGTTCTTCTTGCAGGCCCTATCTATCAAGTTTCATTATCTGCAGGAGCAGTGATACAAAGGGCAAAAGATGCTCTGAAAGGGGTACCTTCAGAAACGAGAGGACCTACACCAGACGGGAACACTCGCTTTATTCGCCCTCGCCCCGGCTCAGCAAGAATGTACCCAGAAACTGACATACCTCCCATAGTAATCACGAAAGAAATACTTGCAGAGATTCAAGAATCTCTACCTACAAGTTGGGAGTCGCAGATTGAATACTACACAAAGAAGTACCAACTCAGTGAAAAGCTCGCCATGCAGGTTTATGATTCTGATTTTGCTGAGCTGTTTGAGGATATAGCAGTAACGACTACGATACCTCCAAGTTTCATCGCTGCTACGCTTACAGAAACTATAGTGGGCATTGCTAGGGCAGGATTCGACACTACAAAGATTTCAAACGTGCATATCAAAGAGATCTTTTTACGGGTAGAAAAAGGAGAATTCGCCAAAGAATCTGTGCAGCCTATACTTGAAAGCTTGGCTAAGGGGGAGGCTCCCTCTGTAAGCGATGCTGTCAGCAAACTCTCAATAAAGGGAATTTCAAATGACGAACTCATCAAGATAATCTCAACAATTCTTGCAGAAAATTCTGCATTGATAAAACTAAAGGGGGAAGATGCGTTTAGCGCTCTTATGGGCACTGTTATGGCGCAGGTAAGGGGCAGAGCTGACGGCCACTTGGTCAGCAAGACACTAAGGAATAAATTGAAAGAAGCGCTGCGCTAA
- a CDS encoding YbhB/YbcL family Raf kinase inhibitor-like protein: MIIESPAFKNGDRIASKYTCDGADISPELKWRDAPKNTKSFALISDDPDAPMGVFTHWIIFNIPPSEGTLKEGIETKPTLPNGSIQGKTDFGRIGYGGPCPPSGTHRYRFHIYALDTMLSLSAGSTKQQVLRAIQGHVLEEAETFGLYSRR, translated from the coding sequence ATGATAATAGAGAGCCCAGCCTTCAAAAATGGTGACAGGATAGCCTCCAAATATACTTGCGATGGTGCCGATATTTCTCCCGAACTTAAATGGAGGGATGCACCGAAGAATACCAAATCTTTTGCTCTTATCTCAGATGATCCAGATGCACCGATGGGTGTATTCACGCACTGGATAATATTCAACATACCACCATCGGAGGGTACTCTAAAAGAAGGCATAGAAACTAAGCCGACGCTGCCAAACGGAAGCATTCAGGGTAAAACAGATTTTGGAAGAATTGGATATGGAGGGCCGTGTCCTCCTTCAGGAACACACCGCTACCGGTTTCATATCTATGCTCTGGACACTATGCTTAGCCTTTCTGCAGGATCAACTAAACAGCAAGTCCTCCGAGCCATCCAAGGCCATGTACTTGAAGAAGCAGAAACATTTGGCCTTTATAGCAGACGATAG
- a CDS encoding PKD domain-containing protein produces the protein MHYYGPKSTRVAKVVNSVITRDGIYLPDGTEFVLSLDKNGNARLTVLEGQVLFIQFSTKQAMLLNATQQLAVQVQQAGGNNIVSNRITTIDSKSLDQWWLQSGAAILKPFTARIQFGEHVNPKQGAKTIPIALRANVSGGQSPFAYLWDMGDGVVKEGESVYYEYAKVGLYTVTLRVRDAVGRVFAVQQSVNAEELAGNKLEQPVIVTPSGVGDDTVGIILGTLIAFMAVTGAFLRPKRNGNKLASPQTPEARKSRFRSRNLAFLGIFLMISPGLIIVPLSVVKVAGISDDLLLSTWAIPFIVGFLLLLAAPIKLVIDKARKKT, from the coding sequence GTGCACTACTATGGCCCAAAAAGTACCAGAGTAGCAAAAGTTGTAAATTCCGTAATCACTCGTGATGGGATCTATCTGCCAGACGGGACTGAGTTCGTTCTATCGCTTGACAAAAATGGGAATGCCAGGCTTACAGTTCTTGAAGGGCAGGTTCTATTCATCCAATTCTCAACCAAACAAGCAATGCTGCTGAATGCTACTCAGCAATTAGCAGTTCAAGTTCAGCAAGCGGGAGGCAATAACATAGTTTCAAACCGCATCACGACCATAGATTCCAAGAGTTTAGACCAGTGGTGGCTGCAAAGCGGCGCTGCAATTTTGAAGCCTTTCACTGCCAGAATACAGTTTGGTGAACATGTTAATCCCAAGCAGGGTGCAAAGACTATTCCTATCGCCTTACGTGCAAACGTTAGTGGAGGCCAGTCACCGTTTGCTTATCTCTGGGACATGGGCGACGGTGTAGTCAAAGAAGGCGAATCTGTCTATTATGAGTATGCAAAAGTAGGTCTTTATACAGTCACGTTAAGGGTCAGAGATGCTGTGGGTCGGGTCTTCGCAGTTCAGCAAAGTGTAAATGCAGAAGAGTTGGCTGGCAACAAACTTGAACAACCTGTAATAGTAACGCCATCTGGTGTAGGTGATGACACGGTAGGAATTATTCTGGGAACGCTAATAGCCTTCATGGCAGTAACAGGTGCATTTCTAAGACCTAAAAGGAATGGAAACAAACTTGCAAGTCCACAGACGCCTGAAGCAAGGAAGAGCAGGTTCAGGTCGCGTAATTTAGCATTTCTAGGGATCTTTCTGATGATCAGCCCAGGCCTAATAATTGTACCACTTTCTGTAGTCAAAGTTGCGGGTATTTCTGATGATTTGCTGTTGAGCACATGGGCTATCCCCTTTATAGTCGGCTTTCTCCTTCTGCTCGCAGCTCCTATCAAGCTGGTCATCGATAAGGCAAGAAAGAAGACTTAG
- a CDS encoding ornithine cyclodeaminase family protein gives MVLALSRKDIASVLNMDDVIDAVEKAFRDFAKGRAKMPPRSLMEFPEEKGWVGIMPASIASSMGTKVVTVFKNNTRKSMPTTMATMLLNDAETGESLAVMEAGLITAMRTGAASAIAAKYLARKDSHVVGLFGAGIQAEHQILGISRVREINTVKLYTPTGARQQEFAKKMEKEIGAEFRIVKPKETVQNSDIVITATTSPTPVFNGGWVSDGTHVSAIGSHKRDTRELDALLIARAKVVVELREIALREAGEILLPIADRKNVNIYAELPELVSGKKKGRTSDSEITVYKGCGIAIEDLAAAKLAYDKATRKGLGKNIQLEN, from the coding sequence ATGGTGCTGGCGCTCTCTCGCAAAGACATAGCATCTGTTCTCAACATGGATGATGTCATAGATGCCGTAGAGAAAGCCTTCAGAGATTTTGCCAAAGGACGAGCAAAGATGCCCCCAAGAAGTCTAATGGAGTTTCCAGAAGAAAAGGGATGGGTTGGGATAATGCCCGCATCAATTGCCAGCAGCATGGGTACGAAGGTTGTGACGGTATTCAAGAACAATACAAGAAAGTCAATGCCTACAACCATGGCTACGATGCTGCTCAATGATGCAGAGACTGGTGAATCTCTTGCAGTAATGGAAGCTGGGCTGATAACCGCTATGAGGACTGGAGCGGCAAGTGCCATAGCGGCAAAGTACCTTGCCCGCAAAGATTCGCATGTCGTAGGGCTGTTCGGAGCTGGCATACAGGCAGAGCATCAGATTCTTGGGATAAGCAGGGTAAGAGAAATCAATACCGTTAAGCTCTATACCCCTACAGGAGCAAGGCAACAAGAATTCGCAAAGAAGATGGAAAAGGAAATCGGTGCAGAATTCAGGATTGTAAAGCCTAAAGAAACTGTGCAGAACTCCGATATCGTGATAACTGCAACAACGTCTCCAACCCCAGTCTTCAATGGAGGATGGGTTTCAGATGGCACCCATGTCAGCGCAATTGGTTCGCATAAAAGGGACACTAGAGAACTAGACGCGTTATTAATTGCAAGGGCTAAAGTTGTTGTGGAGCTACGGGAAATAGCACTCAGGGAAGCGGGGGAGATTCTGCTTCCAATTGCCGACAGGAAAAATGTCAACATCTATGCTGAACTTCCAGAGCTTGTTTCTGGTAAAAAGAAAGGCAGAACTTCAGACTCGGAAATTACCGTTTACAAGGGCTGCGGGATCGCCATTGAAGACTTAGCAGCAGCAAAACTTGCCTATGATAAAGCTACAAGGAAGGGCTTAGGAAAGAACATCCAGTTAGAAAATTAA
- a CDS encoding S-methyl-5'-thioadenosine phosphorylase has product MATKESAEIGIIGGTGVYDPGLFKDPRSIKVYTPYGEPSDYVTIGTFKGKKVAFLPRHEKGHRIPPHKINYRANIWAFKELGVKRIIAPSAVGSLKEEMEPGHIVIPDQFIDRTRSRASTFYEGGFVCHVSTADPFCLDLRKIAISTAKKLKLDLHKDGTYVCIEGPRFSTRAESKMFRQWGAHIIGMTLVPEVVLAREQEICYVNIATVTDYDVWADKPVSADEVVETLKKNVDKTKKMLEDIIPQIPSKRNCLCSKALEGAVY; this is encoded by the coding sequence TTGGCAACAAAAGAATCAGCGGAAATCGGAATCATAGGCGGTACAGGCGTGTATGATCCTGGGCTGTTCAAAGATCCAAGGTCGATAAAGGTCTACACTCCTTACGGCGAGCCGTCTGACTACGTCACTATTGGGACATTCAAGGGAAAGAAAGTAGCCTTCCTCCCTAGACATGAGAAGGGTCATAGGATTCCTCCTCACAAAATAAACTACAGGGCAAACATATGGGCGTTCAAAGAGTTGGGTGTAAAGAGAATTATTGCGCCATCAGCAGTAGGCTCTCTTAAGGAAGAGATGGAACCTGGACATATCGTAATTCCAGATCAGTTCATAGACAGAACCAGATCGAGGGCAAGCACATTCTACGAGGGAGGGTTCGTCTGCCATGTTTCTACCGCTGACCCATTCTGCCTCGATCTTAGAAAGATTGCAATCTCGACTGCAAAGAAACTGAAACTTGATTTGCACAAAGATGGGACCTATGTCTGCATAGAGGGGCCTAGGTTTTCTACAAGAGCAGAGTCGAAAATGTTCAGGCAGTGGGGCGCGCACATAATCGGAATGACTCTTGTCCCAGAGGTCGTGCTCGCAAGGGAGCAGGAAATCTGCTATGTCAACATTGCAACGGTAACAGACTATGACGTCTGGGCCGACAAGCCTGTAAGTGCTGATGAGGTTGTTGAGACTCTGAAGAAGAATGTTGACAAAACAAAGAAGATGCTGGAAGACATAATTCCTCAGATACCTTCCAAAAGGAATTGTTTATGCAGCAAGGCTCTTGAGGGAGCCGTATACTGA
- a CDS encoding DUF2203 family protein, producing the protein MELFTPRKASRAIGRIEELLTQVVHLSSKAAEAEGAERARLLDASKHVLEEIEHVGCQVKSLEHGLIDFPAIRNGKQVFLCWKLGERKVTYWHTIESGFAGRNPILEGDFEEEPITLSLGRYMGLLEKVVEHGEEGSAVLASKVLSASQLDLPEIVLTDKEVRVLLRMISRYLDVCEESDVQHLHKLRRTLLEAVV; encoded by the coding sequence ATGGAGCTTTTTACGCCGAGGAAGGCCAGCAGAGCAATAGGAAGGATAGAAGAGCTCCTTACACAAGTAGTCCATCTTAGTTCCAAGGCTGCAGAAGCTGAAGGAGCTGAACGGGCAAGACTCCTTGATGCGTCGAAGCATGTATTAGAGGAAATTGAGCATGTTGGATGTCAGGTAAAGAGCCTTGAGCATGGACTGATAGACTTCCCTGCAATAAGAAATGGCAAACAAGTATTTCTGTGCTGGAAATTAGGTGAGCGAAAAGTTACTTACTGGCACACTATAGAATCTGGGTTTGCAGGAAGGAATCCGATATTGGAGGGGGATTTCGAAGAAGAGCCCATAACGCTGTCACTAGGCAGATACATGGGACTTCTTGAAAAGGTTGTCGAACATGGTGAAGAAGGTTCTGCAGTTCTGGCAAGCAAAGTTCTCTCTGCAAGCCAGCTTGACCTGCCGGAGATTGTACTTACAGATAAAGAGGTGCGAGTGCTCTTGAGAATGATAAGCAGGTACTTGGATGTCTGCGAAGAGTCTGATGTCCAGCACTTGCACAAATTGCGAAGGACTCTTCTTGAAGCGGTAGTGTAA
- a CDS encoding adenine phosphoribosyltransferase → MDLKKKIRDVPDFPKPGILFRDITPILKDPKVFSYVAEKFAQIFPKKSFDLVAGIESRGFIFGAALAAKTGKGLVIVRKQGKLPGDTIAKKYDIEYGSATMEIQTDAVRKGDRVLIIDDLLATGGTALAAAALIEKLGGRVIGIGFVIELPMLKGMKKLSKYNAKALVRYT, encoded by the coding sequence ATGGATCTTAAGAAGAAGATTAGAGATGTTCCTGACTTTCCAAAACCGGGTATACTCTTCAGGGACATTACGCCCATCTTGAAGGATCCCAAGGTCTTTTCTTATGTGGCGGAGAAGTTTGCTCAAATATTCCCGAAAAAGAGCTTTGACCTTGTTGCAGGAATAGAATCGAGAGGGTTTATATTTGGAGCCGCCTTGGCAGCCAAGACTGGCAAAGGTCTGGTAATTGTCAGGAAGCAGGGAAAGTTGCCTGGGGATACAATTGCCAAAAAGTACGATATAGAGTACGGCAGTGCAACCATGGAGATTCAGACTGATGCCGTAAGGAAGGGAGACAGGGTTTTGATAATCGATGACCTGCTGGCAACTGGTGGGACTGCCCTCGCTGCAGCCGCTTTAATTGAAAAACTTGGGGGCAGGGTCATCGGGATTGGATTTGTAATAGAACTTCCAATGCTCAAAGGGATGAAAAAACTTTCAAAATACAATGCCAAGGCTCTGGTAAGGTATACCTAA
- a CDS encoding Lrp/AsnC family transcriptional regulator: MAKAYIMINCDKGFGEDTLKEMRRVKHVTAADVVYGVYDIIAVVQAPTMLAVEDTIINKIRKVKGVSSTLTMLVAKT; this comes from the coding sequence ATGGCCAAAGCATACATAATGATAAACTGCGACAAGGGTTTTGGTGAAGATACCTTGAAGGAAATGAGGCGCGTGAAGCATGTGACTGCCGCTGATGTAGTTTATGGGGTCTATGATATTATTGCTGTAGTGCAGGCTCCTACAATGTTAGCGGTGGAAGACACAATAATCAACAAGATCAGGAAGGTTAAGGGTGTAAGCTCTACTCTCACGATGCTGGTCGCAAAGACCTAG
- a CDS encoding DUF946 domain-containing protein: MARSTVPRFSFLTILLMLVFALTLQLKIDAQSDEQAASRFSPVLHFTKDEKFYPMQIEYMVSNSIIKQRNPSGEASVIDASPTPSSLSRYTANNLFLDHQLGNFESIASDYSSKAKGLGYHAYVKITNVGSSKVIQYWLFYAYNNGPLNEHQGDFEVIQVFLDGAGSPQRVLLSQHSAGENAAWEDVEKVETHPVVYFAQGSHANYFRSYQGKIGIENDVVGADGITIMPNELKLIMLGDVGNRPTEQGWLNFAGRWGYWGTDQEVALGMAGPLGPAFNQNGIRWAQPQAYLNSTFAVDGNYFLLAWIVANFLLLFLAYSLIRGLIKIAGIARQARKTGWLIGRFLKSRGAIGLLIALMGVFATLGALTMPWYTVMASSETGPLARQGGVTLMSIDGANGVQLALFLGTNGDSTSGFKTFFTAQMPFAIFFVVGIALLVLDIIGVKNGRKIGRRFLSGAVSSLLPFVLIYIFVMQLPMLLPFASSLLAGQAIPSGVEELVRNIASNPISGSARQQFPIVGLTTVSWGFGSGTYLFVAAAFLRLIGGLIIMATPDLQKEPSET, translated from the coding sequence ATGGCTCGATCGACTGTTCCAAGATTCAGTTTTCTTACAATTTTGCTCATGTTAGTTTTTGCCTTGACTTTACAACTGAAGATAGATGCGCAATCGGACGAACAGGCAGCATCAAGATTTTCTCCTGTACTTCATTTCACTAAGGATGAAAAGTTCTATCCAATGCAAATAGAATACATGGTTTCCAATTCCATAATCAAGCAGCGCAACCCTTCAGGTGAAGCGTCTGTTATTGATGCTTCCCCAACGCCATCTAGTCTTTCCCGATATACAGCTAACAATCTTTTCCTTGATCACCAACTTGGGAACTTTGAATCTATTGCAAGTGATTATTCTTCAAAAGCAAAGGGCTTAGGGTATCATGCTTACGTGAAGATTACCAATGTCGGGTCATCAAAAGTAATCCAATACTGGCTCTTCTATGCTTATAATAACGGACCATTGAACGAGCATCAGGGAGATTTTGAGGTAATTCAGGTATTCTTGGACGGTGCTGGTAGTCCTCAGAGAGTCTTGCTCTCGCAACACTCAGCAGGAGAGAACGCTGCATGGGAGGATGTTGAAAAGGTAGAGACACATCCGGTCGTCTATTTTGCCCAAGGTTCACACGCTAATTATTTTAGATCATATCAGGGCAAAATTGGTATAGAAAATGATGTCGTTGGCGCAGACGGAATTACAATAATGCCAAATGAATTAAAGTTGATCATGCTGGGAGACGTAGGGAACCGTCCCACAGAGCAGGGCTGGCTGAATTTTGCAGGCCGTTGGGGATACTGGGGAACTGATCAAGAAGTTGCTCTTGGGATGGCAGGTCCTCTAGGCCCTGCATTTAACCAGAACGGGATACGCTGGGCACAGCCTCAGGCATATCTAAACTCGACCTTCGCAGTAGACGGCAACTATTTCCTTCTGGCATGGATAGTTGCGAACTTTTTGCTGCTGTTCCTTGCTTATAGTTTGATCAGGGGGCTGATCAAGATTGCAGGGATAGCTAGACAGGCGAGAAAGACAGGTTGGCTGATTGGGAGGTTCTTGAAGAGCAGAGGTGCCATAGGTCTCTTGATAGCGCTGATGGGCGTGTTTGCAACGCTTGGCGCACTCACGATGCCTTGGTACACTGTCATGGCGTCTTCAGAGACGGGCCCCCTTGCTAGGCAGGGAGGCGTAACACTGATGTCAATCGATGGAGCTAATGGAGTCCAGCTGGCACTTTTTCTAGGGACAAATGGTGATTCGACATCAGGTTTCAAGACGTTCTTTACCGCCCAGATGCCATTTGCAATATTCTTCGTAGTCGGAATTGCTTTGCTGGTCCTTGATATTATAGGAGTAAAAAATGGCAGAAAAATAGGAAGGAGATTCTTATCAGGTGCAGTAAGTTCACTTCTGCCATTTGTTCTTATCTACATATTTGTAATGCAGTTGCCAATGTTGTTGCCATTTGCATCATCATTACTCGCTGGGCAAGCCATTCCTAGCGGTGTCGAAGAGCTCGTAAGGAACATAGCATCAAACCCAATTTCAGGTTCTGCAAGGCAGCAGTTCCCCATTGTAGGACTGACTACTGTCAGCTGGGGCTTTGGTTCTGGAACATACCTGTTCGTTGCGGCGGCTTTTCTTAGACTCATAGGTGGTCTAATCATTATGGCTACACCAGACCTTCAAAAGGAGCCATCCGAAACTTAG
- the gatD gene encoding Glu-tRNA(Gln) amidotransferase subunit GatD yields MGELTGYRGASLKTLSQYGLSVGDIILVKAKGAEFKGSLLPRYEHADDKHIVLKLDNGYNVGIEVSNVESIKKLAEGQKPSFISPPLPKLDPSLPRVSILGTGGTIASRIDYKTGAVHPAFSAEELYAVIPELARCAQIETEAVSNIYSENMTPSHWTKIAEACAKKAQSKDGIVIGHGTDTMAYASAALSFALHGIGIPVVLVGSQRSTDRPSSDAALNMISAATFAARAPVSGVYVAMHAATDDASIAIHLGTKVRKNHTSRRDAFESVNASSVAYVEDEKIVIKVHDLPKRKPSSNFEAKSKFEEKVALIKFYPGFDPIIIENLVQRGFRGIVLEGTGLGHVHTICNNAIKRAVKDGLLVAMTSQCIWGRVRLTVYSTGRALLNLGVIPLEDILSETALVKMMWVLGNFPNTEEQKVILQKNIANEISMHSPIRGYDSVY; encoded by the coding sequence TTGGGCGAACTAACAGGCTATAGGGGGGCATCGTTGAAGACGCTTTCCCAGTACGGCCTTTCAGTAGGCGACATAATTCTTGTCAAAGCCAAAGGAGCAGAGTTCAAGGGCTCTCTACTGCCTAGATATGAGCATGCAGATGACAAGCATATAGTCTTGAAGCTTGACAATGGCTATAATGTTGGGATTGAAGTTTCTAATGTCGAATCAATAAAGAAACTCGCAGAGGGACAGAAGCCAAGTTTCATTTCTCCTCCATTACCTAAACTCGATCCTTCTCTGCCAAGAGTTTCCATCCTAGGGACAGGAGGCACGATCGCTAGCAGGATAGACTACAAGACAGGGGCTGTACATCCAGCATTTTCCGCAGAGGAGCTATATGCAGTTATTCCAGAACTGGCAAGGTGTGCACAGATTGAAACTGAAGCCGTATCCAACATCTACAGTGAAAACATGACACCTTCCCACTGGACAAAAATTGCTGAAGCCTGTGCAAAAAAAGCTCAGAGCAAAGATGGAATTGTCATTGGGCATGGGACAGACACGATGGCATACGCATCAGCAGCCCTTAGTTTTGCGCTGCATGGGATAGGTATTCCTGTTGTATTGGTAGGCTCCCAACGTTCTACCGACAGACCCTCTTCTGACGCAGCTCTGAACATGATTTCTGCTGCAACGTTTGCTGCAAGGGCTCCTGTTTCGGGTGTTTATGTCGCGATGCATGCTGCTACTGACGATGCGAGCATTGCAATACATCTAGGCACGAAGGTTCGTAAAAATCATACGAGCAGAAGGGATGCCTTTGAATCTGTAAATGCTTCTTCAGTAGCATATGTTGAAGACGAAAAGATTGTGATAAAGGTTCATGATCTACCAAAGCGTAAACCATCTAGCAATTTTGAGGCAAAGAGTAAATTTGAGGAAAAAGTTGCTCTAATAAAGTTCTACCCCGGCTTCGATCCAATAATCATTGAAAATCTAGTACAGAGAGGTTTCAGAGGGATAGTGCTAGAGGGAACAGGTCTAGGGCATGTGCACACGATCTGCAATAATGCGATAAAGCGTGCAGTAAAAGATGGACTTCTGGTTGCGATGACCTCGCAGTGCATATGGGGGAGAGTCAGACTGACCGTTTATTCCACAGGAAGGGCATTGTTGAACCTTGGAGTCATACCTCTCGAAGACATACTCTCAGAAACTGCACTGGTGAAGATGATGTGGGTTCTTGGCAATTTCCCAAATACTGAAGAGCAGAAAGTTATCTTGCAGAAGAATATCGCTAACGAAATTAGCATGCACTCACCAATTAGAGGCTATGATAGTGTCTATTGA
- the hisC gene encoding histidinol-phosphate transaminase, giving the protein MKIRRIFGDFEPYGWEPSNEQIAEEFGLKTGRIIRFDTNTSPYTPARLLQKLKNGLETLPLNRYPDTSYSNLRKKLASYNSCSPDSIMVSNGADEALDIITKTFIDKDDEVRLSVPTYSYYPVLVRLMAGKVKQIKRNKDFSDDFAAIKNGIGKNTHMVMLCSPNNPTGNLVDQKGLKKLLETDCAVVIDEAYYEFSGKSAASLTRSYDNLIVVRTFSKAFSLAGLRVGYTIASEKTTSQLNLVRPPNSVGVISLRLAEMALHNVKMMKENVARILAERDRCIARLNKIRGIKTIPTAANFMLVRFAKRTGSEVYKKLAKRGLVVRDVSKLPSLKQCIRFSVGKPEENDTLLKAISEIVN; this is encoded by the coding sequence ATGAAAATAAGGCGAATCTTTGGGGACTTTGAACCGTACGGCTGGGAACCCTCCAACGAGCAGATTGCTGAAGAATTCGGCCTAAAGACTGGCAGAATAATCAGGTTTGATACCAACACTTCTCCTTACACTCCCGCTCGCCTTCTGCAGAAACTTAAGAACGGCCTAGAAACCCTTCCTCTCAATAGGTATCCTGATACTTCATATTCTAATCTGAGAAAGAAACTTGCCTCTTATAACAGCTGCAGCCCAGACAGCATAATGGTTTCCAATGGCGCTGATGAGGCATTGGACATAATTACGAAGACCTTCATCGATAAAGATGACGAAGTAAGACTTTCTGTACCAACATACTCCTATTATCCTGTGCTGGTGCGCCTGATGGCTGGGAAAGTTAAACAGATCAAGCGGAACAAAGATTTCTCCGATGATTTTGCTGCGATAAAGAATGGAATTGGGAAGAATACCCACATGGTGATGCTCTGCAGCCCAAACAACCCTACTGGCAACTTGGTAGACCAGAAAGGTTTGAAGAAACTACTTGAAACTGACTGTGCAGTCGTCATCGATGAGGCATACTACGAATTTTCTGGTAAAAGTGCTGCAAGCCTTACCAGATCATATGACAATCTTATAGTAGTAAGAACATTTTCAAAGGCGTTTTCGCTTGCAGGTCTGAGGGTTGGCTATACAATAGCCTCTGAAAAGACAACTTCCCAGCTAAACCTAGTAAGGCCGCCTAACAGCGTGGGAGTAATTTCACTTAGACTTGCAGAAATGGCACTTCACAACGTGAAAATGATGAAGGAAAACGTTGCAAGGATTCTTGCAGAGAGGGATAGGTGCATAGCTAGATTGAATAAGATTAGAGGAATCAAAACCATTCCTACTGCTGCAAACTTTATGCTTGTTCGTTTTGCAAAGCGTACAGGCTCCGAAGTCTACAAGAAACTTGCAAAGAGGGGCCTAGTAGTAAGAGACGTAAGCAAGCTTCCTTCTCTAAAGCAGTGCATAAGGTTTAGCGTTGGAAAGCCCGAAGAAAATGACACCCTTCTAAAAGCTATTAGTGAGATAGTTAACTAG